TTTTCTACTTGCGTTAGCCGAACAGCATGTGTGGGCTGAGACAAGCTCAGCGAGCAGCCAGTGGGCGGGACCCGTCACaagcgctgtttttttttttttttttttttttttttaaatcctcccATTAAAATGACTAATAATTATGTCGTGTTAAGCGGTGTACTCATTCTCAAGTTTAGCTTACCAATGCCTCAGAACCGTACACAGGAATTATTCAGCAAGAAAGAAGTAACACACTGACGGAACTAATGATATTATTGAATGTTCCCTATCGGTTGCATTTCGGGATCGGACCACTGCCCAGTGTGGTGCGTTCACAGACAACACGGACGACAGTAAACCGTAGTAATTCGCTAAAAACAAAGTactgcacattttatttataaaatacaaaatcacaAGTTTATGTCTTCAGTGCATTGTGTCAGTGATTATCACTACAAATTCGGCCTTACAGCAAAAAGGTGCCAGGTCAACCCTATGTGGGATTTTTGAGGTTCACTATGTAGTTTCAGCTTTATTTGATCAGGGTTAATTCCACCTGTTCATAAATCGTTACATAGCTGCATAAATGagtgtacagtatatacatagtatactaaaacaaatatatacagaaaaatggtaaaatatactaaaaaaaaaaaaacggcaacaCACACATGATTGAACATTGCGGCAAGACAAACTTGCTGTGTTTTGTGGCTATGGTGTTTATTGCGCCTGTCACAATGAACGGGATGGAAATGCATTTTGTCATGATCAGTTTGCACAATTAGCACACATTACTTTGatacaaaaatacatatttacgtCATTATATTCATATTACCATAACAATATAGGTTTTAAAATGGTTATGTGGATTTCAGGAACAAATATATATGAGAAAGATGTATCAATTTAcactgaaatcaaaataattcagtTAGATGCTCGACTTTGACCTATAAATCAATCTCAGCAAAAACTGGTCTGTTGTTAGCCCAATATGTGTTGCTTTTCCAAATGTATTGCAATTTATATCGGAAGGTGACCATATCAATATAGGAGTGATACTGGTGTACACCGGCagatatatatatccatctGATATGATGAGATGGGCATACTGCTATTTTTTCTCCCCTCTTAGCAATGATTCTTCTGCTGTAAAGTACATCCCACTTTGGGGTAACCGACATGCTGCATGCCAGTGAACTAAAATTGTAGCTCATCACCAAAACTGAGACATTGGAGGAAGTCACCTTCTCTTGAGTGTAATGCGGCGGACAGTGTCTCGACATGTGGTAGTGGTACAGAGAGCTTTTCCTTACTCAGAGATGGAACAGACACTAATTTCTGACTCTGACCTCTCGTCAAGGCCTCAAAGTCCACTGATGGTACTTTGATCTCTGTGTCTTGACTCAGTAGTTTGGAGGACTCAGATTTGTGATGCACAGTAGCGGGATTGAATACTTGTGTTGTTATCGGATTCTGCGCGGTGGGCGGCATGTTTTTTCCCGCAACACTGAGCGCAGGAGCGGTGGATGGGGTCTCAACAAGTCTCAGTGGCGGTACTTGATTTGGCACGTTTTGATTGGTGGCTTCTGCCACCAATGTCTGACATTGTGTGATGGGCCGTGGTTCCACCTCTTCCTTAAGATGTGGTCGCTCAGCGACGTAAGATGGCTTGTCAAGATGCTCCAGCGCTAACTGGATGGGATTATTCTGAGTCTTGGAGGGGCCTGCTGCCACTGTGTGACCCTGTACAGGCAGGTCCAGCTGAGGCTCTACTTTTAGATTCCCTGTCAGCGTAGGACCTTCAAACAACTTGATGATTAGCTGCTGGGGTTCCCCTAAACTCAAGGGCTTAGCATGCTCCTCAGCCTCTGTAAGTCCTTGAGGCTCAAAATGCTCCAGTAAAAATTGGAACCCATCTTCAAAACTCTGAAGCTCAATCTGAGACGCAGGGGAAAGAAGCATACAATCTAGCAGATGGTCGTTCTCAAGACTTTCTCCCTGAGTCTGTCCGTCAGTAGCAATCACCAGTTCGTTTTTGACACACGGCATCTGCACAAATTTCTTTCCCTCAATCAGCACTTCAAAAGACTCTTCTGAATTGAGCGCAGAAGGAGGCTGGAAGCTGTAATGCATCATTTCGGAAGAGGAGTCCAATTCTTCAGATACCACCATGTGCTTTGGGACTGTAGAAAGAATATTGCTATGTGGAACTTCAGGATCTGGTGTATCCTCTGTAAAGAGAACAAGAGAAGAACAATGATATGAATGCATGAAATTGTATATGGTGTTCCACGGGGTTCATATCTGTGGCCTCTGTTGTTTGCATTGTATCTGCTACCCCCTggattccatcttaagaaaacagtggtGGTTGTTTTCAAGTCTGTCAGCctcttaactaatttgctcccaataacgtgtaaatacgtttttgttttttgtttttttggggggggggggggggggttatgctagagcatacagaaggcgttgttgcaacctctcaactgcaaagaacggttgcagaaattgtagttattacacaaacggccagcaggtggcagcagagcaaaggagatcaaccagagccatgtagaaaaaaaactaaattacttacaattttgaatagatttgtgaaaactgatgaaacttagctctctcttctaatgctaattgctgcaaaatggtatcagatagaaacatactttttttcctgatgaaaggagactttaatctttcttttgataggttccatgctctTATAGcattagaacacaatattctgtgggccttgcaaaatcagtcaaaatccagtaaaacagccgggagcgaatgggattgtttctgtgaaaatggctggaagtgaaagAGTTAACTGCGTGATTGGCAATGTCAAGTTGAGCAAATCTAGTCCAACACAACTAGCTATCTAACAAAAATAAAGGAACACTCCCTTAAGATGCATGGACTATCAAAATTATGCGCGTTTCGACTACATGACGGCCATGTTTGTGTTGATATGGTAGTGACGTACTTGTAACACCAGTGTGAATCTTACTCTTTCGCCGCTTCCTGCGTTTCCCCTAAAGAATgggtggggaagaaaaaaaaaagtgttcttatTTGATATCCAACAAATTCCATTCACGTAACCATCATGTGAGTTGTAAACAAACACGTGGAGCTCACATAATTTTCACAGGTGGACCAGCGAGGATAAAGCTGAGCGTGACGTCGTTTCCGAGCGTCAGCTTCTTCGTAATATTTGTCCCTGTCCGCCTGCGGTAGCAACTTCCACTGTGAACACACAATTAGCACAATTGTGTTTGAAAAATACACATGAATTGTCataaaagacattttgaaaAGGAGTTAAGTAAATGTAGTTCAAAAGGACATTTGTTTCTCGCTTACATCTCCCCAATGCTACGACCTCGTGGACAAACAATCTGCTCAACAAATTTGCTAGTTTGCAACAATATTcaacaataaattaaattaataaatattgtttggtccaaaaggaacttgtgtaattatagtgtttcaaagaaattcgtcttaatattttattttatttttacacgtttaaacattttgttttataccaaaaaaaaaaaaaaaaaagattgtcctAGTCATGATTTCAACGATTACCAAATGAGTCGTggctaatattttcttcataatcgagcgcATTTTGAGAATCACTAGCTTAGATCGTATTTTTACAAGGAAAAGGTGACAGGAAAAACCGGTTCCACGTTTGCAGGAGCAAGAGTCTTGACAAATTTTCACATTTGCTAGCTTGTTAGCATTTAAACCACTGGTGATACtctggctccctctagtgatACATGAatgaatcactgaattaaaagTTAAAAGCGGTGCATGATATAGTGTCTTTTTTGTAGTTATattgttattttaaataaatgttcatgTAATTTTTACAACggtttcaaacatttaaaaatgttgcaatggcttacaaacattttaaatactttttaagACCAGACTGGTGCCAGAGTTTTTGCTGACTTGGCGTTCCGAAAATCTTTTCAAAGTATAATGCCCACTTCTCTTCATATTTTGATGACCCAGGAAATAAAATTTGCAATCTCCTAAAGTGCTTGCTCCAGTGCATGCATAACTCACCATTTTCCCGAGGGCCACATGAACAGACGCGCTGTCTCTTTTCTCCAATTGCATGGTGACTACTTCTCGGTACTTATTTGCAAACAACATAAAGGCGTTTGGCGGCTTTTTTATGTAGGGCCGCTCCCGCACATGTTCAGCCTTTCTTGTGTTACTGAAATGAAGGACACAAAATATGGCGTTTTTAACTCTTTCTCTGCCGTTAACGTTAACTGACGTTAACGGAAATCCCACCGAGTACTGCCattaacgttaattgacgtcaactatttttttttcctcccctcaaTGGGTAGCACAATATCTTGGGCAGTTCTGGTTTCCTGAGTGAacagaatgtttttgtttttttaaacatccactagctatggtcagcagatggcagcattgtatctcttcaatgggttGCCGGTGtataaaattacaatgaaacatgacggaatctgattaaatcaaacgttttcaaggatgccgTGAATGATCAAAACATTTGTCCCATTAAatataattcacagagcgtcactaaaccaaaaaatatttgtgtcaaagtcactcttgtgcacaaaatgtctctttttcacaaaaaagctCGCTTTCCTTATTTTTTCTTGGTGTCACTCAaactacctattttcaaatggtgattactcaagaacggaataaggtagaatcatacttttttttttctaatgaaagaatagaaTCAAATCTTTCATATGATATCccccatgtttatgtagtcatagcacacaatagtctgtttgccttgaaagatgagttaaaaatgcTCGAAAGTGGCTGGCACTCtcaggtttattttatttatttttttgataacgtgcggcagtcaaagagttaaggaaacattttcaaagtttatGGTATCTTTCAGAAATTCTTTCCCCAAGTTTCAAAGGAGAAAAATACCTTTGCATGTACTGTAGACCATGTACAGAAACATTTGCTCAACAAAGCTTACATTGTTGTGAAGAGGTTTTGGGGAGGAGCTGCAGACATTAAAGGATGCACCTGCTCAAA
This genomic window from Festucalex cinctus isolate MCC-2025b chromosome 20, RoL_Fcin_1.0, whole genome shotgun sequence contains:
- the LOC144009799 gene encoding uncharacterized protein LOC144009799 isoform X7, translating into MMRAPSGMMMTPGAPQMVPVGFINTRKAEHVRERPYIKKPPNAFMLFANKYREVVTMQLEKRDSASVHVALGKMWKLLPQADRDKYYEEADARKRRHAQLYPRWSTCENYGKRRKRRKSKIHTGVTKDTPDPEVPHSNILSTVPKHMVVSEELDSSSEMMHYSFQPPSALNSEESFEVLIEGKKFVQMPCVKNELVIATDGQTQGESLENDHLLDCMLLSPASQIELQSFEDGFQFLLEHFEPQGLTEAEEHAKPLSLGEPQQLIIKLFEGPTLTGNLKVEPQLDLPVQGHTVAAGPSKTQNNPIQLALEHLDKPSYVAERPHLKEEVEPRPITQCQTLVAEATNQNVPNQVPPLRLVETPSTAPALSVAGKNMPPTAQNPITTQVFNPATVHHKSESSKLLSQDTEIKVPSVDFEALTRGQSQKLVSVPSLSKEKLSVPLPHVETLSAALHSREGDFLQCLSFGDELQF
- the LOC144009799 gene encoding uncharacterized protein LOC144009799 isoform X3, translating into MRNQVGDAVLKRPECHPRPMLPTFPVGPRFSQPATMMAAPNMYNVPQHIRPPVHLNSHAAFHNHSQQQLPHQWPVQNVIGPHPQQMMRAPSGMMMTPGAPQMVPVGFINTRKAEHVRERPYIKKPPNAFMLFANKYREVVTMQLEKRDSASVHVALGKMWKLLPQADRDKYYEEADARKRRHAQLYPRWSTCENYGKRRKRRKSKIHTGVTKDTPDPEVPHSNILSTVPKHMVVSEELDSSSEMMHYSFQPPSALNSEESFEVLIEGKKFVQMPCVKNELVIATDGQTQGESLENDHLLDCMLLSPASQIELQSFEDGFQFLLEHFEPQGLTEAEEHAKPLSLGEPQQLIIKLFEGPTLTGNLKVEPQLDLPVQGHTVAAGPSKTQNNPIQLALEHLDKPSYVAERPHLKEEVEPRPITQCQTLVAEATNQNVPNQVPPLRLVETPSTAPALSVAGKNMPPTAQNPITTQVFNPATVHHKSESSKLLSQDTEIKVPSVDFEALTRGQSQKLVSVPSLSKEKLSVPLPHVETLSAALHSREGDFLQCLSFGDELQF
- the LOC144009799 gene encoding uncharacterized protein LOC144009799 isoform X6, with product MMRAPSGMMMTPGAPQMVPVGFMNGEILFEQVHPLMSAAPPQNLFTTINTRKAEHVRERPYIKKPPNAFMLFANKYREVVTMQLEKRDSASVHVALGKMWKLLPQADRDKYYEEADARKRRHAQLYPRWSTCENYGKRRKRRKSKIHTGVTKDTPDPEVPHSNILSTVPKHMVVSEELDSSSEMMHYSFQPPSALNSEESFEVLIEGKKFVQMPCVKNELVIATDGQTQGESLENDHLLDCMLLSPASQIELQSFEDGFQFLLEHFEPQGLTEAEEHAKPLSLGEPQQLIIKLFEGPTLTGNLKVEPQLDLPVQGHTVAAGPSKTQNNPIQLALEHLDKPSYVAERPHLKEEVEPRPITQCQTLVAEATNQNVPNQVPPLRLVETPSTAPALSVAGKNMPPTAQNPITTQVFNPATVHHKSESSKLLSQDTEIKVPSVDFEALTRGQSQKLVSVPSLSKEKLSVPLPHVETLSAALHSREGDFLQCLSFGDELQF
- the LOC144009799 gene encoding uncharacterized protein LOC144009799 isoform X5, encoding MGDKLVLYEKSGGGCGFKEQQLPHQWPVQNVIGPHPQQMMRAPSGMMMTPGAPQMVPVGFINTRKAEHVRERPYIKKPPNAFMLFANKYREVVTMQLEKRDSASVHVALGKMWKLLPQADRDKYYEEADARKRRHAQLYPRWSTCENYGKRRKRRKSKIHTGVTKDTPDPEVPHSNILSTVPKHMVVSEELDSSSEMMHYSFQPPSALNSEESFEVLIEGKKFVQMPCVKNELVIATDGQTQGESLENDHLLDCMLLSPASQIELQSFEDGFQFLLEHFEPQGLTEAEEHAKPLSLGEPQQLIIKLFEGPTLTGNLKVEPQLDLPVQGHTVAAGPSKTQNNPIQLALEHLDKPSYVAERPHLKEEVEPRPITQCQTLVAEATNQNVPNQVPPLRLVETPSTAPALSVAGKNMPPTAQNPITTQVFNPATVHHKSESSKLLSQDTEIKVPSVDFEALTRGQSQKLVSVPSLSKEKLSVPLPHVETLSAALHSREGDFLQCLSFGDELQF
- the LOC144009799 gene encoding uncharacterized protein LOC144009799 isoform X2; protein product: MRNQVGDAVLKRPECHPRPMLPTFPVGPRFSQPATMMAAPNMYNVPQHIRPPVHLNSHAAFHNHSQQQLPHQWPVQNVIGPHPQQMMRAPSGMMMTPGAPQMVPVGFMNGEILFEQVHPLMSAAPPQNLFTTINTRKAEHVRERPYIKKPPNAFMLFANKYREVVTMQLEKRDSASVHVALGKMWKLLPQADRDKYYEEADARKRRHAQLYPRWSTCENYGKRRKRRKKDTPDPEVPHSNILSTVPKHMVVSEELDSSSEMMHYSFQPPSALNSEESFEVLIEGKKFVQMPCVKNELVIATDGQTQGESLENDHLLDCMLLSPASQIELQSFEDGFQFLLEHFEPQGLTEAEEHAKPLSLGEPQQLIIKLFEGPTLTGNLKVEPQLDLPVQGHTVAAGPSKTQNNPIQLALEHLDKPSYVAERPHLKEEVEPRPITQCQTLVAEATNQNVPNQVPPLRLVETPSTAPALSVAGKNMPPTAQNPITTQVFNPATVHHKSESSKLLSQDTEIKVPSVDFEALTRGQSQKLVSVPSLSKEKLSVPLPHVETLSAALHSREGDFLQCLSFGDELQF
- the LOC144009799 gene encoding uncharacterized protein LOC144009799 isoform X1; this encodes MRNQVGDAVLKRPECHPRPMLPTFPVGPRFSQPATMMAAPNMYNVPQHIRPPVHLNSHAAFHNHSQQQLPHQWPVQNVIGPHPQQMMRAPSGMMMTPGAPQMVPVGFMNGEILFEQVHPLMSAAPPQNLFTTINTRKAEHVRERPYIKKPPNAFMLFANKYREVVTMQLEKRDSASVHVALGKMWKLLPQADRDKYYEEADARKRRHAQLYPRWSTCENYGKRRKRRKSKIHTGVTKDTPDPEVPHSNILSTVPKHMVVSEELDSSSEMMHYSFQPPSALNSEESFEVLIEGKKFVQMPCVKNELVIATDGQTQGESLENDHLLDCMLLSPASQIELQSFEDGFQFLLEHFEPQGLTEAEEHAKPLSLGEPQQLIIKLFEGPTLTGNLKVEPQLDLPVQGHTVAAGPSKTQNNPIQLALEHLDKPSYVAERPHLKEEVEPRPITQCQTLVAEATNQNVPNQVPPLRLVETPSTAPALSVAGKNMPPTAQNPITTQVFNPATVHHKSESSKLLSQDTEIKVPSVDFEALTRGQSQKLVSVPSLSKEKLSVPLPHVETLSAALHSREGDFLQCLSFGDELQF
- the LOC144009799 gene encoding uncharacterized protein LOC144009799 isoform X4: MGDKLVLYEKSGGGCGFKEQQLPHQWPVQNVIGPHPQQMMRAPSGMMMTPGAPQMVPVGFMNGEILFEQVHPLMSAAPPQNLFTTINTRKAEHVRERPYIKKPPNAFMLFANKYREVVTMQLEKRDSASVHVALGKMWKLLPQADRDKYYEEADARKRRHAQLYPRWSTCENYGKRRKRRKSKIHTGVTKDTPDPEVPHSNILSTVPKHMVVSEELDSSSEMMHYSFQPPSALNSEESFEVLIEGKKFVQMPCVKNELVIATDGQTQGESLENDHLLDCMLLSPASQIELQSFEDGFQFLLEHFEPQGLTEAEEHAKPLSLGEPQQLIIKLFEGPTLTGNLKVEPQLDLPVQGHTVAAGPSKTQNNPIQLALEHLDKPSYVAERPHLKEEVEPRPITQCQTLVAEATNQNVPNQVPPLRLVETPSTAPALSVAGKNMPPTAQNPITTQVFNPATVHHKSESSKLLSQDTEIKVPSVDFEALTRGQSQKLVSVPSLSKEKLSVPLPHVETLSAALHSREGDFLQCLSFGDELQF